The Siansivirga zeaxanthinifaciens CC-SAMT-1 region CTTTAAAACTTCCCGAATTTTCTGGGATTTCGCCATATCTTAAAATCTCTGTTCTTAATTCTTTAGCAAATTCGCTTCGTTCGGAAGCTCTTCGTTTAAAGAACATTTTTAATCGGTCGTTATCAATATTATCAATAGCATTTAAATACCCTTTTTCGGCATCATAGTTTTTTACTAATAATTCGTTTAACTTGTTTGAAATTTTTTCGCTGTACTTCATGTTATTCATTTTCATTTTTAAATTTCATGAGTTTGTTCTCTTATTTTTTAAAGATTGAATACAACCTTTATTGATTACGTTAATTATTAAACACAATTAAATAATTAATGAAACCATTTAAACAATCTTATAAAATCATTTTTATTAAACTGTTTACTTTAATATAGGATAAAACAAGGCGTTTGTCAAGCGATTTAACAGTGTTTGTGATTATTTAAGACTATTTAACATAATTGAATTTTTATGAAATTTAATACTACTTTTGAAAAAAAACTTCTATCAATGAAACTAAAGTTTTTGCTACTCATTTTAACCTTATTGCTTTTTAATTGTAAAAACCAAATGGCACCACTTTATGTTGGCACGTATACTTCTGGAGAAAGTGAAGGTATTTATAAAATCGACTTTAATACAAAAACGGGCGAGATAAACAACTTACTAATTGTTGCCAAAACTAAGAACCCTTCTTTTATTACTTACGCACCTAATAAAAAATATGTGTATGCCGTTGGTGAGGATGATAACGGAACCTTATCGTCTTTTAAAATTGAAAAAAACGGTGAGCTAACATTTATTAATCGTGTAAAAAGTTTTGGCGGCGCACCTTGTCATGTTTCGGTTAATACAATGGGAACCAAACTAGCTGTTTCTAATTACGTTGGCGGCAATCTTGTTTTGTACGACATTAATAACGATGGATCTTTGAGTGATGCTTCACAGATTTTCAACCACAATACAACAAATGAAAAATCGCATGCACATTCGGCTCAATTTTACAAAAACGATCTATATGTGGCAGATTTGGGGAGAAATTCGGTTTTTGAATACCAAACCAACGACAACAAAAGTTATACTTTAAAAACTGAAGCCATATTAGATACAGAAAAAAATGCAGGTCCCAGACACTTTGTTCTAACCAATAATGGCCAATTTATTTATATTATTAACGAATTAAATAGCACCATTACGGCAGCAAAAAGAGTAAACGATGCTTTTGAATTGATTCATAACAAATCGACACTTTCTGAGGAGTATACTGGTAAAAATGCCTGCGCAGATATTCATT contains the following coding sequences:
- a CDS encoding ferritin-like domain-containing protein, translating into MKYSEKISNKLNELLVKNYDAEKGYLNAIDNIDNDRLKMFFKRRASERSEFAKELRTEILRYGEIPENSGSFKGAAHRNWMSLKSMFSSNNEEAILEEAIRGEEASLEIYNEILEDRNLPPTIDSLLTKQKNSHSGLY
- a CDS encoding lactonase family protein, coding for MKLKFLLLILTLLLFNCKNQMAPLYVGTYTSGESEGIYKIDFNTKTGEINNLLIVAKTKNPSFITYAPNKKYVYAVGEDDNGTLSSFKIEKNGELTFINRVKSFGGAPCHVSVNTMGTKLAVSNYVGGNLVLYDINNDGSLSDASQIFNHNTTNEKSHAHSAQFYKNDLYVADLGRNSVFEYQTNDNKSYTLKTEAILDTEKNAGPRHFVLTNNGQFIYIINELNSTITAAKRVNDAFELIHNKSTLSEEYTGKNACADIHLSKDERFLYGSNRGENSIAVFERNTETGEITKMQNMSTHGDWPRNFSLDPTGNFLLVANKKSNNISVFKVDTNTGKLSFLKDYKAPTPVCLLF